One part of the Strix aluco isolate bStrAlu1 chromosome 27, bStrAlu1.hap1, whole genome shotgun sequence genome encodes these proteins:
- the INPP1 gene encoding LOW QUALITY PROTEIN: inositol polyphosphate 1-phosphatase (The sequence of the model RefSeq protein was modified relative to this genomic sequence to represent the inferred CDS: deleted 6 bases in 5 codons): MAGLLQALVGVSEKAAHIARLCRHEEPLFQLLVAEKTGPDRNRRFLQDFKTLADVLIQEVIKHDLGKEFPELQGHIHGEESNEFRNAQGETVTVRVCATPGDTAALLLSVLEPERAAAELLAAAVHRDVALGDAELAGAALSIPPQDLAVWIDPIDSTNEYIGGREDVAPRGGIAPGGLSSALVLIGAYDRHTGCPVLGVINEPFFRRDPLTRRWQGRYHWGVAYGDTRLCSLSPPPPPRPAPRLVLSRAEGGPVRAALGPLCGGRDGDGDGLRFAAGAGYKMLCVILGLADAYVLSEGSTFAWDACAPHCHPAGPGGGVVALAGALRARQAGDTGPPPELVYNRPAEGAAGAERWANWGGLVAYAHPQHLEAVLAALATVPGL, translated from the exons atGGCGGGGCTGCTGCAGGCGCTGGTGGGGGTCTCGGAGAAGGCGGCGCACATCGCCCGGCTGTGCCGGCACGAGGAGCCCCTCTTCCAGCTGCTGGTGGCCGAGAAGACGGGGCCCGACAGGAACAGGAGGTTCCTGCAGGACTTCAAGACGCTGGCGGACGTCCTCATCCAGGAGGTCATCAAGCACGACCTGGGCAAGGAG TTCCCCGAGCTGCAGGGCCACATCCACGGCGAA GAGTCCAACGAGTTCAGGAACGCGCAGG gggagACGGTGACGGTGCGGGTGTGCGCCACGCCGGGGGACACC GCGGCCCTGCTGCTCTCCGTGCTGGAGCCCGAGCGGGCGGCTGCCGAGCTGCTGGCGGCCGCCGTGCACCGGGACGTGGCGCTGGGTGACGCGGAGCTGGCCGGCGCGGCGCTCAGCATCCCCCCCCAGGACCTGGCCGTCTGGATAGACCCCATCG ACTCCACCAACGAGTACATCGGCGGGCGCGAGGACGTGGCCCCCCGT GGTGGCATCGCCCCGGGGGGGCTGAGCTCGGCGCTGGTGCTCATCGGGGCCTACGACCGGCACACGGGCTGCCCCGTGCTGGGCGTCATCAACGAGCCCTTCTTCCGCCGCGACCCCCTGACCCGCAG GTGGCAGGGGAGGTACCACTGGGGCGTCGCGTACGGGGACACACGGCTGTGCTCGCtgagccccccgccgccgccgcgccccgcgccccgcctgGTGCTGAGCCGGGCGGAGGGGGGGCCGGTGCGGGCGGCCCTGGGCCCCCTCTgcgggggacgg gacggggacggggacggccTGCGCTTCGCCGCCGGCGCCGGCTACAAGATGCTCTGCGTCATCCTGGGCTTGGCGGACGCCTACGTCCTCTCCGAGGGCAGCACCTTCGCCTGGGACGCTTGTGCCCCCCACTGCCATCCTGCGGGCCCTGGG GGGGGCGTGGTGGCCCTGGCGGGGGCCCTGCGGGCGCGGCAAGCGGGTGACACCGGGCCGCCCCCCGAGCTGGTCTATAACCGcccggcggagggggcggcgggggccgagCGTTGGGCAAACTGGGGCGGCCTCGTGGCCTACGCGCACCCCCAGCACCTGGAGGCCGTGCTGGCCGCGCTGGCCACCGTGCCGGGGCTCTGA
- the CD63 gene encoding CD63 antigen has product MAVEGGMKCVKFLVFVFNFIFWVCGVALIAIGIYAQVALGKALVVSTASASSSPLAILVLGVIIFFISFFGCCGAWKESYCMVTTFAVLLSIIFLVEIAAAIAGYVFKDKVRSVLEEGLWDAMRKYGEDKPSTEAVDELQKDVSNGGANNYTDWATIERFKVNNTVPRSCCRVNTTSCNVRPSPATVYEKGCLESIEAWMKKNILVVAAVALGIAFFEILGIIFACCLMKGIRSGYEVM; this is encoded by the exons ATGGCGGTCGAGGGCGGGATGAAATGTGTGAAGTTCCTGGTCTTCGTCTTCAACTTCATCTTCTGG gTGTGCGGCGTGGCCCTCATCGCCATCGGCATCTACGCCCAGGTGGCCCTGGGTAAGGCGCTGGTGGTCAGCACAGCCTCGGCCTCCAGCAGCCCCCTCGCCATCCTGGTGCTGGGcgtcatcatcttcttcatctccTTCTTCGGCTGCTGCGGCGCCTGGAAGGAGAGTTACTGCATGGTCACCACG TTCGCCGTCCTGCTCAGCATCATCTTCCTCGTGGAGATCGCCGCCGCCATCGCCGGATACGTCTTCAAGGACAAG gtccgcTCGGTGCTGGAGGAGGGGCTGTGGGACGCGATGCGCAAGTACGGGGAGGACAAACCCTCGACGGAGGCGGTGGACGAGCTCCAGAAGGATGTGAGTAAcggggggg CCAACAACTACACGGACTGGGCCACCATCGAGCGGTTCAAGGTCAACAACACGGTGCCCAGGTCCTGCTGCCGCGTCAACACCACGTCCTGCAACGtccgccccagccccgccaccGTCTACGAGAAG GGCTGCCTCGAGAGCATCGAAGCCTGGATGAAGAAGAACATCCTCGTCGTGGCCGCGGTCGCGCTGGGCATCGCCTTCTTCGAG atCCTGGGCATCATCTTCGCTTGCTGCCTGATGAAGGGCATCCGCAGCGGCTACGAGGTCATGTAG
- the RDH5 gene encoding LOW QUALITY PROTEIN: retinol dehydrogenase 5 (The sequence of the model RefSeq protein was modified relative to this genomic sequence to represent the inferred CDS: deleted 2 bases in 2 codons) has product MWLGGGGHGPGHLGSSPSAPPAPQAPAMWLYLLLVALVWALVWLVRDRRTLPCVKDKHVFITGCDSGFGNLLARRLARQGYRVLAACLTQDGADGLQRGCSGHLRTTLLDVTHSESIRRAAEWVRAEVGEKGLFGLVNNAGVATPMGPTEWMGIEDFRRVMAVNAFGAIEVTLALLPLLRRARGRVVNTSSVLARVAAAGWDAKLLWLPASYLPAAIVDFVLATILPKPAQRVR; this is encoded by the exons atgtggttggggggggggggacacggcccaggacacctgggttcctcccccagtgcccccccggccccccaggcCCCCGCCATGTGGCTGTACCTCTTACTGGTGGCGCTGGTCTGGGCGCTGGTCTGGCTGGTGCGG GACCGCCGGACCCTGCCCTGCGTCAAGGACAAACACGTCTTCATCACCGGCTGCGACAGCGGCTTCGGCAACCTGCTGGCGCGGCGGCTGGCCCGCCAGGGCTACCGGGTGCTGGCCGCTTGCCTGACCCAGGACGGGGCCGACGGCCTCCAGCGAGGCTGCTCCGGCCACCTCCGCACCACCCTGCTCGATGTCACCCACTCTGAGAGCATCCGCCGGGCCGCCGAGTGGGTGCGGGCAGAGGTGGGCGAGAAAG gcctCTTTGGGCTAGTGAACAACGCAGGGGTGGCCACCCCCATGGGCCCCACGGAGTGGATGGGCATCGAGGACTTCCGGCGGGTCATGGCCGTCAACGCCTTCGGCGCCATCGAGGTGACGCTggcgctgctgccgctgctgcgccgggcgcggggccgcgTGGTCAACACCTCCAGTGTGCTGGCCCGCGTGGCCGC CGCCGGCTGGGACGCCAAGCTGCTCTGGCTGCCGGCCTCCTACCTGCCCGCCGCCATCGTCGACTTCGTC CTGGCCACCATCCTGCCCAAGCCGGCCCAGCGTGTCCGCTAG
- the BLOC1S1 gene encoding biogenesis of lysosome-related organelles complex 1 subunit 1, protein MLSRLLKEHQARQSERRELQERRRREAIAAATRLTEALVDHLNVGVAQAYVNQRKLDHEVKTLQVQAAQFAKQTGQWITMVENFNQALKEIGDVENWARSIELDMRTIATALEYVYKGQLQPPCS, encoded by the exons atgCTGTCCCGGCTGCTGAAGGAGCACCAGGCGCGGCAGAGCGAGCGGCGGGAGCTGCAGG AGCGGCGGCGCAGGGAGGCCATTGCCGCCGCCACGCGCCTGACCGAGGCCCTGGTCGATCACCTCAACGTGGG ggtgGCCCAGGCCTACGTCAACCAGCGGAAGCTGGACCACGAGGTGAAGACGCTGCAGGTGCAGGCGGCCCAGTTCGCCAAGCAGACGGGGCAGTGGATCACCATGGTGGAGAACTTCAACCAGGCCCTCaag GAGATCGGTGACGTGGAGAACTGGGCCCGCAGCATCGAGCTGGACATGCGGACCATCGCCACCGCCCTCGAGTACGTCTACaaggggcagctccagcccccctgctcctga